From the genome of Papaver somniferum cultivar HN1 chromosome 2, ASM357369v1, whole genome shotgun sequence, one region includes:
- the LOC113350602 gene encoding uncharacterized protein LOC113350602 produces MGDSGGDSKQVMMSNSSSLSLPHDTILYDILTRIPIDSLMKFRCEEEEEEEQQEQEQEEESIDYLDRPDEKIDDNGIVFFDLDKKEKKFFRFGKETGLVDKCLKIQHSLNGLVLLSLHGEEIPSLHVYNPVTAYDSVMEKYKVVLCCCDGGNRIKEYSCRVITLGVEGGDSWRAVVFPKECHLPDVASWKTVFAYGSLHWLANVPGKPHLDESEVDEDAWDQREIVSFDVSSERFHTIQFPKGASEKCNTIHEMEGSLCYIDHISDNELCLWVLKKDTQQQQYEWTEKCSFHVPGILGRFWWDRGIAIVTYPRLKMIYAPAWMGDEDHADMYWNFHCYDVQSKQLETMFEASEMRVFLHVNSLAYF; encoded by the exons ATGGGCGACAGTGGTGGTGATTCCAAACAAGTAATGATGAgtaattcttcttctctttccctcCCTCATGATACTATTCTATATGATATACTCACTAGAATACCAATTGATAGTTTAATGAAATTTAGATGT gaggaggaggaggaggaggagcagCAGGAGCAGGAGCAGGAGGAGGAATCAATTGATTATTTGGATCGTCCTGACGAAAAAATCGATGACAATGGTATCGTATTCTTTGATCTtgataagaaagaaaagaagttttTTCGTTTCGGAAAAGAAACTGGATTAGTTGATAAATGTCTTAAGATTCAACACTCTTTAAATGGTTTGGTACTACTATCATTGCACGGAGAGGAAATACCTAGTCTCCATGTTTACAATCCAGTTACAG CTTATGATTCAGTCATGGAAAAGTATAAGGTGGTTCTCTGCTGTTGTGATGGTGGAAACAGGATAAAGGAGTACTCATGTAGGGTTATTACTCTTGGCGTTGAAGGTGGTGATTCATGGAGAGCTGTCGTTTTTCCGAAAGAGTGTCATTTGCCAGATGTTGCTAGTTGGAAAACGGTGTTTGCATATGGTTCTTTGCATTGGTTGGCTAATGTTCCGGGTAAACCACATTTGGATGAGAGTGAGGTTGATGAGGATGCATGGGATCAAAGGGAAATAGTTAGTTTTGATGTTAGTAGTGAAAGATTCCACACGATACAATTCCCAAAGGGAGCTTCAGAAAAATGTAATACTATACATGAGATGGAAGGATCACTCTGCTACATTGATCATATCTCAGACAATGAATTGTGTTTATGGGTTTTGAAGAAGGATACTCAACAGCAACAATATGAATGGACAGAGAAGTGCAGTTTTCATGTACCAGGAATCCTGGGTCGTTTCTGGTGGGATCGTGGTATTGCAATTGTTACATATCCTAGACTTAAAATGATATACGCGCCGGCTTGGATgggtgatgaagaccatgccgacatGTATTGGAATTTCCACTGCTATGATGTGCAATCAAAACAGTTAGAGACTATGTTTGAGGCAAGTGAAATGAGGGTTTTCTTGCATGTGAACAGCTTGGCATACTTTTAA
- the LOC113346686 gene encoding uncharacterized protein LOC113346686 → MGVPEAGEGEDARMKSAICTGTLLQDGLGDTSGFPSQNKSTRERDKYLQKTDNSFYGIVQHQIFSKRVMSLVVLEAPHMLVVSCTLLHRGALSLLVTWWP, encoded by the exons ATGGGAGTTCCTGAAGCTGGTGAAGGTGAAGATGCACGGATGAAATCTGCAATTTGTACCGGAACCCTTCTACAG GATGGTTTGGGGGATACATCAGGGTTTCCGTCACAGAACAAAAGCACCAGAGAAAGAGATAAGTACTTGCAGAAGACTGACAATTCGTTTTATGGAATTGTACAGCATCAAATCTTCAGTAAGAGAGTGATGTCCCTTGTTGTTCTTGAGGCACCTCATATGTTGGTTGTGTCATGTACCTTACTACATAGGGGTGCCCTTAGTCTGCTAGTCACCTGGTGGCCCTGA